One genomic segment of Cellulophaga sp. HaHaR_3_176 includes these proteins:
- a CDS encoding DUF4369 domain-containing protein, translating to MKKIFFMSLIGLLLVACSGDSEKTMTVNGSIKGLKKGKLYLQQLQDTVLVTLDSLEVQGSGDFSFKTDIESPDIYYLYLVKNDYNDINDRIIFFGEPGVINIKTTWNAFDFGAEITGSKTHEKLEEYNKGMSRYNKKNLELLQLRLDPKIKRDSTMADSLIKLGDKNIYRSYAYALNFALNNKDSYIAPYIAINEVADANVKYLDSIYNTLSPEVAGSKYGKKLEAYLKDIKSKEE from the coding sequence ATGAAGAAGATATTTTTTATGTCCTTAATCGGACTTTTATTAGTTGCCTGCTCTGGAGATTCAGAAAAGACTATGACCGTAAACGGCTCTATTAAAGGTTTAAAAAAAGGAAAATTATATTTACAACAATTGCAAGACACTGTTTTAGTAACTCTTGATTCTTTAGAAGTACAAGGTAGTGGAGATTTCAGTTTTAAAACAGATATAGAAAGCCCTGATATTTATTATTTATATTTAGTAAAAAACGACTATAACGATATTAATGATAGAATTATATTTTTTGGAGAACCAGGTGTCATCAATATAAAAACAACTTGGAATGCTTTCGATTTCGGTGCCGAAATAACAGGTTCTAAAACACACGAAAAACTAGAAGAATACAACAAGGGTATGTCTAGATATAATAAGAAAAATTTAGAACTTTTACAATTAAGGTTAGATCCTAAAATAAAAAGAGATTCTACAATGGCTGATTCTTTAATTAAACTTGGAGATAAGAATATTTACAGGAGTTATGCCTATGCTTTAAACTTTGCTTTAAATAATAAAGACTCATATATAGCTCCTTATATCGCTATTAATGAAGTTGCAGATGCTAATGTTAAATATCTAGATTCTATATACAACACCTTATCACCAGAAGTTGCTGGTTCTAAATATGGTAAAAAACTAGAGGCTTATTTAAAAGATATTAAGTCTAAAGAAGAATAG
- a CDS encoding DUF819 domain-containing protein: MQNITLPEPLITSDAVVFGLLTLSLGFIFYTSSLKTGFWKKFYSIVPSVLMCYLIPAILSSTGVVAEHWETEDTLGNIIEHKSNLYFVASRYLLPAALILMTLSIDLKAILNLGSKALIMFFTGTVGIIIGGPIAILLVSIISPETVGGNDFDAIWRGLSTIAGSWIGGGANQAAMYEVFKYTPEKYGAMVLVDIAVANIWMAILLLGIGKTAKIDKWLKADTSAIEDLKIKITAFSEKITRVPTQKDYLIMLSLAFTGVGIAHFFGDAISDFLISSVAAIANPSNFLSFLGSKFFWMVVIATIVGIILSFTKAKNYEGAGASKIGGLFIYILVATIGMKVDIAQVLENPGLIIVGLIWISIHALLLILVAKLIRAPFFFLAVGSQANVGGAASAPIVAAEFHPSLTSVGVLLAVFGYVVGTGGALLCAYLMEIASNL, from the coding sequence ATGCAGAATATAACATTACCTGAACCATTAATTACGAGTGACGCCGTTGTTTTTGGCTTATTAACTTTGAGTTTAGGGTTTATTTTTTATACATCTTCACTTAAAACTGGGTTTTGGAAAAAGTTTTATTCAATTGTACCCAGTGTATTAATGTGTTATTTAATCCCTGCTATACTCTCGTCTACAGGAGTTGTTGCTGAACATTGGGAAACTGAAGATACCCTTGGAAACATTATTGAACATAAATCAAATTTATATTTTGTTGCAAGTAGATATTTATTGCCTGCTGCATTAATACTAATGACTTTAAGCATAGATTTAAAAGCCATTTTAAATCTCGGTTCTAAAGCTCTTATCATGTTTTTTACAGGTACTGTAGGTATTATTATTGGTGGACCAATTGCTATTTTATTAGTTTCAATAATTTCTCCAGAAACTGTAGGCGGCAATGATTTTGATGCGATATGGAGAGGATTATCAACCATTGCTGGAAGTTGGATTGGTGGTGGTGCTAATCAAGCAGCAATGTATGAGGTTTTTAAATACACTCCTGAAAAATATGGAGCCATGGTTTTAGTTGATATAGCTGTTGCAAATATCTGGATGGCAATTCTATTATTAGGTATTGGAAAAACTGCTAAAATAGATAAATGGTTAAAAGCCGATACTTCTGCAATTGAAGATTTAAAGATAAAAATCACTGCTTTTTCTGAAAAAATAACTCGCGTCCCAACTCAAAAAGATTATTTAATTATGCTCTCTTTAGCATTTACAGGCGTTGGAATAGCTCATTTTTTCGGAGATGCAATAAGTGACTTTCTAATTTCTAGTGTTGCTGCTATTGCCAACCCATCTAACTTTCTGTCCTTTTTAGGTTCTAAGTTTTTCTGGATGGTAGTGATAGCAACAATAGTTGGTATTATTCTGTCATTTACGAAAGCTAAAAATTATGAAGGTGCAGGTGCTAGTAAAATCGGAGGATTATTTATTTACATATTGGTAGCTACTATCGGAATGAAAGTAGATATCGCCCAAGTATTAGAAAATCCAGGGTTGATAATTGTGGGTTTGATTTGGATTAGCATACACGCTCTTCTTCTTATTTTAGTTGCGAAACTAATAAGAGCTCCATTCTTCTTCTTAGCTGTTGGAAGCCAAGCAAATGTAGGCGGAGCAGCTTCTGCTCCTATAGTAGCTGCAGAATTTCATCCATCATTAACATCCGTTGGTGTGTTATTAGCGGTGTTTGGTTATGTTGTTGGTACCGGAGGTGCATTACTCTGTGCCTATCTAATGGAAATAGCATCTAATCTTTAA
- a CDS encoding HAD family hydrolase, with protein MTYKILCSDLDGTLLSTKSDVSDFTITEIKRIKEQVKIILVSARMPKSMTYIQDDLGIKNEPLICYNGAYIVDGDKEIDSVTIATSTLKEIYKLAEAQNIKLGLYYKDEWFVEETSERVEKEIKYTKATPIFRPTTETFYDWKNRKISGAHKVMLMGTKSTCDAIYPILEKQLNDIIAIYRSNDTLIELAPKSVSKLSAIKHFLTKDISLDDVVAFGDNYNDLDMLANVGCGVAVTNGRDEVKAIANFTTLKNTEHGVATFIKEHILV; from the coding sequence TTGACTTACAAAATACTTTGTTCTGATTTAGACGGAACTTTATTATCTACCAAAAGCGATGTTTCTGATTTTACTATTACAGAAATTAAAAGAATTAAGGAACAGGTAAAAATTATACTAGTATCTGCTAGAATGCCAAAATCAATGACTTATATTCAAGATGATTTAGGTATTAAAAATGAACCTTTAATCTGTTACAACGGAGCGTATATTGTAGATGGTGATAAGGAAATTGATTCAGTTACAATTGCTACATCTACATTAAAAGAAATATATAAACTTGCAGAAGCACAAAATATAAAACTTGGCCTGTACTATAAAGATGAGTGGTTTGTTGAAGAAACCTCTGAACGAGTAGAAAAAGAAATTAAATACACTAAGGCAACTCCTATTTTTAGGCCCACTACTGAAACTTTTTACGATTGGAAAAATAGAAAAATAAGTGGCGCTCATAAAGTAATGCTTATGGGTACAAAAAGTACTTGCGATGCCATCTACCCTATTTTAGAGAAGCAATTAAATGATATAATTGCAATTTACAGGTCTAATGATACATTGATAGAACTTGCCCCAAAATCTGTTTCTAAATTATCAGCTATAAAACATTTTTTAACAAAAGACATTTCTTTAGATGATGTTGTTGCTTTTGGCGACAATTATAATGATTTAGATATGCTAGCAAATGTAGGCTGTGGCGTAGCAGTAACAAATGGTAGAGATGAAGTTAAAGCTATTGCCAACTTCACAACTTTGAAGAATACAGAGCACGGTGTTGCTACTTTTATTAAAGAACATATTTTAGTTTAG
- a CDS encoding DUF4177 domain-containing protein, with protein sequence MKEYKIIKQKFKFLKDSDTDFEKTINDHAKQGWIVLNTVFNSSTGALKVILEREK encoded by the coding sequence ATGAAAGAATACAAAATAATAAAACAAAAGTTTAAATTTTTGAAAGATTCAGATACTGATTTTGAAAAAACGATTAACGACCATGCTAAACAAGGCTGGATTGTTTTAAATACTGTATTCAATTCAAGCACTGGTGCTTTAAAAGTTATTTTAGAACGAGAAAAATAA
- a CDS encoding transglycosylase domain-containing protein has translation MILKKIKSPVIRYGIVAILTLIICFLLFITSIYSGLWGNIPNSKELSNLEYQKASEVYSTDSTLIGKYYLFDRQPITFNEFPENLLDALIAIEDERFYEHSGIDFTSLFRVGVKTVLMQDKSSGGGSTLTQQLAKNLYPRKDRVKSNIVVDKIKEMIIASRLEGAYSKEDILYHYLNTVSFGDNTFGIESASLKFFNKKAKNLKTEEAAVLVGMLKATYGYNPRVHPENSLKRRNLVLQSMVKNNFLDENKKDSLAATPLKLDYKDFNYNDGLAPYFREEVRKQLTKWTKEQKESGNEYNIYTSGLKIYTTLDYNMQVLAEQAMVEHLSDLQESFEKSYGKNPPWKTNKKLISKVLKKTLSYKKLKTSGLSDTEVLDSLNKKRTMTLVDWKGEESKEANITDSIQHYMKFLNTGSIGIDPNSGEVKTWIGGINFKYYKYDHISQSKRQVGSTFKPIVYTAALENGIAPCTYFSAEEVEYKNLKGWSPSNSGSKDEAYLNYSMEQALSNSVNTVAVKVLEQVGVLNVINQATKMGITEKLPKEPSLALGTGEIKINELAGAYASFVNKGKPVEAFLIKKIANNKDSILKVFEPKIAKKEAFSIETRQLMVEMMKSTINSGTASRIRNSYNLKNDIAGKTGTTQNNKDAWFVGITPKLVHVTWVGLDNHELGFSNTNLGQGANAALPMFALLLQKLNKDSSFNGITKAKFETPSSEVLDKLDCDPVKRDGFLKRLFKNPNKKKTREFNEN, from the coding sequence TTGATTCTAAAAAAAATAAAATCGCCAGTTATTAGATATGGTATAGTCGCTATTTTGACTTTAATTATCTGCTTCTTACTTTTTATTACCAGTATTTATAGTGGTCTGTGGGGTAATATTCCGAATTCAAAAGAACTATCTAATTTAGAGTACCAAAAAGCAAGTGAGGTATATAGTACTGATAGCACGTTAATTGGTAAATATTATTTATTTGATAGGCAACCTATTACTTTTAATGAGTTTCCTGAAAACTTGCTAGATGCCTTAATTGCTATTGAAGATGAGCGTTTTTATGAACATTCAGGTATTGACTTTACTAGTTTGTTTCGAGTGGGCGTAAAAACAGTTCTTATGCAAGATAAAAGCTCTGGAGGTGGTAGTACACTAACACAACAACTTGCTAAAAACCTATACCCAAGAAAAGATAGAGTGAAATCGAATATTGTTGTCGATAAAATTAAAGAAATGATAATAGCATCTAGGTTAGAGGGTGCATACTCAAAAGAAGACATTTTATACCATTATTTAAATACAGTTAGTTTTGGTGATAATACTTTCGGAATTGAAAGTGCATCTCTCAAATTTTTCAATAAAAAAGCTAAAAATTTAAAGACTGAAGAAGCTGCTGTTTTAGTTGGCATGTTAAAAGCTACTTATGGTTATAACCCAAGAGTACATCCTGAAAATAGCTTAAAGCGCAGAAACTTGGTATTACAATCTATGGTTAAAAATAATTTTTTAGATGAAAATAAAAAAGATAGCCTTGCTGCAACTCCTTTAAAATTAGATTATAAAGATTTTAATTATAATGATGGTCTAGCTCCATACTTTAGAGAAGAAGTAAGAAAACAACTTACTAAATGGACAAAGGAGCAAAAAGAAAGCGGAAATGAATATAACATTTATACCTCTGGTCTTAAAATTTATACTACGTTAGATTATAACATGCAAGTATTAGCCGAACAGGCAATGGTTGAACATTTATCTGATTTGCAAGAAAGCTTTGAAAAAAGTTATGGCAAAAACCCACCATGGAAAACCAATAAAAAACTTATTTCTAAAGTATTGAAGAAAACACTTTCTTATAAAAAACTAAAGACATCAGGCTTATCAGATACCGAAGTTTTAGATTCTTTAAATAAAAAAAGAACGATGACATTAGTAGACTGGAAAGGCGAAGAAAGCAAAGAGGCTAACATTACGGATAGTATACAACATTACATGAAGTTTTTGAATACAGGCTCTATTGGTATTGACCCAAATTCTGGTGAGGTTAAAACTTGGATTGGTGGAATCAATTTTAAATATTACAAATACGATCATATTTCACAAAGTAAAAGGCAGGTTGGCTCTACCTTTAAACCTATTGTATATACTGCTGCATTAGAAAACGGAATAGCACCTTGTACTTATTTTTCGGCAGAAGAAGTTGAATATAAAAATTTAAAAGGGTGGTCACCTAGTAATTCTGGTTCTAAAGATGAAGCCTACTTGAATTATTCAATGGAGCAAGCACTTAGTAATAGTGTAAATACTGTAGCCGTAAAAGTACTTGAACAAGTTGGTGTTCTAAATGTAATTAACCAAGCTACAAAAATGGGTATAACAGAAAAACTTCCTAAAGAACCATCTTTAGCCCTAGGAACAGGAGAAATTAAAATTAATGAACTTGCAGGTGCTTATGCTTCCTTTGTTAATAAAGGAAAACCCGTTGAGGCTTTTTTAATCAAAAAAATTGCAAATAACAAGGACTCTATTTTAAAAGTTTTTGAACCTAAAATAGCTAAAAAAGAAGCTTTTTCGATTGAAACAAGGCAATTAATGGTAGAAATGATGAAATCTACTATTAATTCAGGAACAGCCTCACGTATTCGAAATAGTTACAATTTAAAAAATGATATTGCAGGTAAAACAGGTACTACACAAAATAATAAAGATGCGTGGTTTGTTGGTATTACTCCTAAATTAGTTCATGTAACTTGGGTTGGTTTAGATAACCACGAACTTGGTTTTAGCAATACTAATCTAGGACAAGGTGCCAATGCCGCTCTACCTATGTTTGCTCTTTTGTTGCAAAAACTAAATAAAGACAGTAGTTTTAACGGTATTACAAAAGCAAAGTTTGAAACACCTTCTTCTGAAGTATTAGATAAATTAGATTGTGACCCTGTTAAAAGAGATGGATTTTTAAAACGCTTATTTAAAAACCCAAACAAAAAAAAGACCAGAGAATTTAATGAGAATTAG
- a CDS encoding S1/P1 nuclease: protein MKKITILLLTLSIQFAFSNDADWSKTGHRTTGEVAQRHLTRKAKKAIEKLLDGQSLAFVSTFADDIKSDRSYKEFSAWHYVNFPADKKYTEVEPSPNGDIVVGIQKCIEIIKDDNSTEADKQFYLKFLVHLLGDLHQPMHVGKAEDKGGNDIQLQWFGRGTNLHRVWDSNMIDDYGMSYTEIANNLPVLSKTETKKIQEGNVLDWVEESKILANDIYGSVEVGEKLSYKYSYKYWSLVEKQLQKGGLRLAKVLNEVFK, encoded by the coding sequence ATGAAGAAAATTACCATTTTATTATTAACTCTTTCGATTCAGTTTGCATTTAGTAATGATGCCGATTGGTCAAAAACGGGTCATAGAACTACAGGCGAAGTTGCTCAAAGACACTTAACTAGAAAAGCTAAAAAAGCCATAGAAAAACTTTTAGATGGTCAAAGCTTAGCATTTGTTTCTACTTTTGCAGATGATATTAAATCAGATAGATCTTATAAAGAATTTAGTGCTTGGCATTATGTGAATTTTCCTGCAGATAAAAAATATACTGAAGTAGAGCCTAGCCCAAATGGTGATATTGTTGTTGGAATACAAAAATGTATTGAAATTATTAAAGATGATAACAGTACAGAGGCAGACAAACAGTTTTATTTAAAATTCTTAGTTCATTTATTAGGAGACCTGCACCAACCAATGCATGTTGGTAAAGCAGAAGATAAAGGTGGTAACGATATTCAGTTGCAATGGTTTGGTAGAGGTACAAACTTGCATAGAGTTTGGGATAGTAATATGATTGATGATTATGGAATGAGTTATACTGAAATTGCGAATAACCTACCAGTACTATCTAAAACAGAAACAAAAAAAATTCAAGAAGGCAATGTTTTAGACTGGGTAGAAGAATCAAAAATTTTAGCAAACGATATTTATGGTTCTGTTGAGGTTGGAGAAAAGCTAAGTTATAAATACAGTTATAAATATTGGTCACTTGTAGAAAAGCAATTACAAAAAGGCGGACTACGTTTAGCTAAAGTGCTTAATGAGGTTTTTAAATAA
- a CDS encoding alpha-ketoglutarate-dependent dioxygenase AlkB: MTSLFSEETNFHLPDSDIIYVPNFFSKNEASNYFKVLRKTIHWQHDKIKVFGKTYDQPRLTALYANNTKPYSYSNITMQPNIFTENLVAIKDKVEKKVKVEFTSCLLNLYRNGKDSNGWHADNEKELGINPIIASVTFGQERFFHLKHRTNKDLKLKILLEHGSLLIMKGATQHNWLHQIPKTAKPIQERINLTFRVIQ; encoded by the coding sequence ATGACTTCTCTTTTTTCTGAAGAAACTAATTTTCATTTACCAGATAGTGACATAATATATGTTCCCAACTTCTTTTCTAAGAATGAGGCTTCTAACTATTTTAAGGTTTTAAGAAAAACTATACATTGGCAACATGATAAAATTAAGGTTTTTGGCAAAACATACGACCAACCTAGATTAACAGCTCTGTATGCCAATAACACCAAGCCTTACTCCTATTCTAACATTACCATGCAACCTAATATATTTACAGAAAATTTAGTAGCTATTAAAGATAAGGTTGAAAAAAAAGTAAAAGTAGAATTTACTAGTTGCTTATTGAATCTTTATAGAAATGGAAAAGATAGTAACGGTTGGCATGCAGATAATGAAAAGGAACTGGGAATTAACCCAATTATAGCTTCGGTAACTTTTGGTCAAGAGCGTTTTTTTCATTTAAAACACAGAACTAATAAAGATTTAAAATTAAAAATTTTACTAGAACATGGTAGTTTGCTTATAATGAAAGGAGCTACACAACACAATTGGTTGCACCAAATACCAAAAACGGCCAAACCTATTCAAGAAAGAATAAATTTGACCTTTAGAGTTATTCAGTAA
- a CDS encoding AraC family transcriptional regulator, whose amino-acid sequence MIIQKPTFEVIAPDFGHSFTYQKFDENRINNNNVWHYHPELELVYINGGSGKRQIGSHVSYYSDGDLILIGSNLPHCGFTDNLTGNKSETVVQMKLDFLGNDFFNIPEMKKVQNIFEICTGGIAFSGSTKKKIGEKIEILEYQTDFQRLLSILNILNELGNSTEFKLLNAEGFSMEASMKDNDRINLVFNFVKTNFKEEITLEEIADMVSMTVPSFCRYFKKITKKTFVQFVNEYRLVHASKLLAEKPMSITDVCFESGFNNFSHFNKTFKAFTGQNPSEYRNQLKSILQ is encoded by the coding sequence ATGATTATACAAAAACCTACATTTGAAGTTATAGCGCCAGACTTTGGACACTCATTTACATACCAAAAATTTGATGAGAATAGAATAAACAATAATAACGTGTGGCATTACCACCCCGAGTTAGAATTAGTTTATATCAACGGAGGTTCTGGTAAAAGACAAATTGGGAGTCACGTATCTTATTATTCTGATGGTGACCTTATATTAATAGGTTCTAATTTACCGCATTGTGGTTTTACAGATAATTTAACAGGAAATAAAAGTGAAACCGTAGTACAAATGAAACTAGATTTTTTGGGTAATGATTTTTTTAATATTCCAGAAATGAAAAAAGTGCAAAATATATTTGAAATTTGTACAGGTGGTATTGCTTTTTCAGGAAGTACAAAAAAGAAAATCGGAGAGAAAATAGAGATACTAGAGTATCAAACTGATTTTCAAAGACTATTATCAATATTAAATATACTAAATGAGCTTGGTAACTCTACAGAATTTAAGCTATTGAATGCCGAAGGTTTTTCTATGGAGGCTTCTATGAAAGATAATGATAGAATAAATTTGGTATTTAATTTTGTGAAAACAAATTTTAAAGAAGAAATTACTCTTGAAGAAATAGCAGATATGGTAAGTATGACAGTGCCGTCTTTTTGCAGATATTTTAAAAAAATCACTAAAAAAACTTTTGTACAGTTTGTTAACGAATATCGTTTAGTACATGCTTCAAAATTATTAGCTGAAAAGCCAATGAGTATTACAGATGTTTGTTTTGAAAGCGGATTCAATAATTTTTCTCACTTTAACAAAACCTTTAAAGCTTTTACAGGCCAGAACCCATCTGAATATAGAAATCAATTAAAATCTATTTTGCAGTAA
- a CDS encoding DUF3244 domain-containing protein, producing the protein MKTVLKITVMAALMFNTLIASANSEPKIYVAGENAEKSLIFELDVTSENTKIQLIDSENNIIYSDNALSSTGVRKKFDLSKLTSGVYTFKVDNSVKAITYQILLASNEMTILNKDEKVKAVFRKKNGLVYVNLLNVDKSDVVIKVYDSSSRLLFTEVVSDSLIVEKAINFTGAHKGQYTISVKDGSEKYSENISI; encoded by the coding sequence ATGAAAACAGTTCTAAAAATTACAGTAATGGCAGCGTTGATGTTCAATACTTTAATAGCAAGTGCCAACAGTGAGCCAAAAATTTATGTTGCAGGAGAAAATGCAGAGAAGAGCTTAATTTTTGAATTAGATGTAACATCTGAAAATACAAAGATCCAACTTATAGATAGCGAAAATAATATTATCTATTCTGATAATGCGTTATCATCTACAGGAGTTCGTAAAAAGTTTGATTTAAGTAAATTGACAAGTGGTGTATATACTTTTAAAGTAGATAACTCTGTAAAAGCAATTACTTACCAAATTTTATTAGCATCTAACGAGATGACTATACTTAATAAAGATGAAAAAGTTAAAGCTGTTTTTAGAAAGAAAAATGGTTTAGTTTATGTAAATCTTTTAAACGTAGATAAGAGTGATGTAGTTATTAAGGTTTACGATTCTAGCAGTAGATTATTATTTACTGAGGTTGTAAGTGATAGTTTAATTGTAGAAAAAGCAATAAACTTTACAGGGGCTCATAAAGGTCAGTATACTATATCAGTTAAAGACGGAAGTGAAAAATATTCAGAAAATATAAGTATATAA
- a CDS encoding DUF885 family protein: MKNIFIITICLISFYSCKEEVKKEDAITSKNKDFDTLLNDYYEESLKLYPLNATSQGDSRYNDLLPNSLSDDFKAMENTFYSKYKKNALALKNRTLSESQKMSKDILIWECDRNLERLTFKEDLTPLNQMWTLQLMMGQLASGVSSQPFKTVADYNNWLKRIDAYLIWLSATKTKMQEGIANKHVLPKSLIVKIIPQLKEMTTPVIKNHLFFSPIKNFPDSFTIEEKEDLTLAFKTIIKNKVIPTYQNIFDFMSTEYIAAGRNSSGIDSIPNGKEYYNYSIKLYTTTDMTADEIHQLGLNEVERISSEMKKIKDKVGFEGSLNAFFDHVRNKKDLMPFTKPEQVIENFNTIHKKMKPQVDKLFGKQPKTPFEVRRTEAFREASASAEYNSGSIDGTRPGVFYTPIPDVKKYNIYSDEDLFLHEAIPGHHFQISLTQENERLPKFRKTLWYSAYGEGWALYTESLGEELGLYTDPYQYFGMLGAEMHRAVRLVVDTGLHAKGWTREKAIAYSLDNEAESEASITSEIERYMANPGQALSYKIGQLKIKELRNKAEKELGDAFNIKEFHNQILETGCIPLAFLEKKIDKWIADNK; this comes from the coding sequence ATGAAAAATATTTTTATTATAACAATATGCCTTATTAGTTTTTACTCTTGTAAAGAAGAAGTTAAAAAAGAAGATGCTATTACTTCTAAAAATAAAGATTTTGATACACTATTAAATGATTATTACGAAGAAAGTTTAAAACTATATCCTTTAAACGCAACTTCGCAAGGAGATAGTAGGTATAACGATTTACTACCAAATAGCCTAAGTGATGATTTTAAGGCTATGGAAAATACTTTTTATTCAAAGTATAAAAAAAATGCTTTAGCTCTTAAAAACAGAACATTATCTGAAAGTCAGAAAATGAGTAAAGACATTTTGATTTGGGAATGTGACAGAAATTTAGAACGGTTAACTTTTAAAGAAGATTTAACACCACTAAACCAAATGTGGACTTTGCAATTAATGATGGGACAACTAGCAAGTGGAGTCAGTTCTCAACCATTTAAAACAGTTGCCGATTATAACAATTGGTTAAAAAGAATAGATGCCTATTTAATTTGGTTATCAGCTACAAAAACAAAAATGCAAGAAGGTATTGCTAACAAACACGTACTACCAAAATCATTAATTGTAAAAATAATACCACAACTTAAAGAAATGACAACTCCTGTCATTAAAAATCATCTTTTCTTTAGTCCTATTAAAAACTTCCCTGACAGTTTTACTATAGAAGAAAAAGAAGATCTTACTCTTGCTTTTAAAACCATAATCAAAAATAAGGTTATACCTACCTATCAAAATATTTTCGATTTTATGAGTACCGAATATATAGCTGCTGGTAGAAATTCTAGCGGAATTGATAGCATCCCAAATGGTAAAGAATATTACAATTATTCTATAAAATTATATACCACTACTGATATGACAGCTGATGAAATTCATCAACTTGGTTTAAATGAAGTGGAGCGTATTTCATCTGAAATGAAAAAAATTAAAGATAAAGTAGGTTTTGAAGGTAGTTTAAATGCCTTTTTTGATCATGTAAGAAACAAAAAAGATTTAATGCCTTTTACTAAGCCAGAACAGGTAATTGAAAACTTTAATACCATTCATAAAAAAATGAAACCACAGGTAGATAAGCTTTTCGGAAAACAACCAAAAACACCTTTTGAGGTTCGTAGAACTGAAGCTTTTAGAGAAGCATCTGCTAGTGCAGAATACAACTCAGGTTCTATAGACGGGACTAGACCAGGTGTTTTTTATACCCCTATACCTGATGTAAAAAAATATAATATCTATTCTGATGAAGATTTATTTTTACATGAAGCAATACCTGGGCATCATTTTCAAATTTCATTAACTCAAGAAAATGAACGCTTGCCTAAATTTAGAAAAACACTTTGGTATAGCGCTTATGGAGAAGGTTGGGCTTTGTATACCGAATCTCTAGGTGAAGAATTAGGTCTATATACTGATCCGTATCAATATTTTGGGATGTTAGGTGCCGAAATGCACAGAGCTGTTCGTTTGGTTGTTGATACTGGCTTACATGCAAAAGGTTGGACTCGTGAAAAGGCAATTGCTTATTCATTAGATAACGAAGCAGAATCAGAAGCAAGTATTACATCAGAAATTGAACGCTATATGGCTAACCCCGGCCAAGCTTTATCTTATAAAATAGGGCAACTTAAAATAAAAGAGCTTAGAAATAAAGCTGAAAAAGAATTAGGTGACGCTTTCAATATTAAGGAATTTCATAACCAAATTTTAGAAACTGGCTGCATACCTTTAGCTTTTTTAGAGAAAAAAATAGATAAATGGATTGCTGATAATAAGTAA
- a CDS encoding MOSC domain-containing protein, giving the protein MKVISTNLGEPTIIQWNGKEEQTGIYKYPTSAAIKLLNEDVANDTVIDRIHHGGINKACYLYSADQYPYWKELYPDLKWNWGMFGENLTIEGLDESKIRIGDIYKIGNALVQITQPREPCYKLGIRFNDMKILKQFVEHNNPGTYVKILETSTVKIGDEMTLVSQSKNSLTINQYYEFLFAKIKDPKVIKLILNNEGVPEKKKIKLLNSLKIK; this is encoded by the coding sequence ATGAAAGTAATATCAACTAACCTAGGAGAGCCAACTATTATACAATGGAACGGTAAAGAGGAACAAACTGGAATATATAAATATCCGACTTCAGCAGCAATTAAACTTTTAAATGAAGACGTTGCAAACGATACTGTTATTGACAGAATACACCATGGTGGTATTAATAAAGCTTGTTATTTATATTCAGCAGATCAATACCCATATTGGAAAGAGTTATACCCTGATTTAAAATGGAATTGGGGAATGTTTGGTGAAAATTTAACAATTGAAGGTCTTGATGAATCTAAAATAAGAATTGGAGATATTTATAAAATAGGAAATGCTTTAGTTCAAATTACCCAACCTAGAGAACCTTGTTACAAATTAGGTATCAGGTTTAATGATATGAAAATCTTAAAACAATTTGTAGAACATAATAACCCTGGTACTTACGTAAAAATTTTAGAAACTAGCACCGTCAAAATTGGTGATGAAATGACCCTTGTTTCTCAATCAAAAAACAGCTTAACTATTAATCAATACTATGAGTTTTTGTTTGCAAAAATAAAAGATCCCAAGGTTATTAAATTAATACTTAATAATGAAGGAGTACCTGAAAAGAAAAAAATAAAGCTGCTGAATTCACTAAAAATTAAATAG